Part of the Calditerricola satsumensis genome, GTTCCAATTCCTCATAGGTAGGCTCCAAACCACGCTGCTGAAATTGACGAACAGCGTGCGGTGTCAGTTCCAATTCCTCATAGGTAGGCTCCAAACCGGTGCGGGAAATGAATGCAGGCGAGGCGGCCCACGAGTTCCAATTCCTCATAGGTAGGCTCCAAACTCACCCCCGTTTCGCTTCATAGGCATTGATTGCGTCTCGTTCCAATTCCTCATAGGTAGGCTCCAAACGAAATTGCGGTTCTCGACGCGGCGATAAATAGGCGTGGTTCCAATTCCTCATAGGTAGGCTCCAAACCGGCCGCTACTACGCGTACACCAAATTGAGACCGGAGGTTCCAATTCCTCATAGGTAGGCTCCAAACCCTTAAGGATCGTGTGCTGCGGAAGCTTGCTACGGCCTGTTCCAATTCCTCATAGGTAGGCTCCAAACTAGGCCCAGTCTTTCATCGCTCGTTCGAGCGATGTGGGTTCCAATTCCTCATAGGTAGGCTCCAAACCAGATCCCGATTGTGTAAGACTTGTAACCAGAAATGGGTTCCAATTCCTCATAGGTAGGCTCCAAACCAATGCCTGCTTATTTTCGATGAAGCAGGTGTTCTGTTGTTCCAATTCCTCATAGGTAGGCTCCAAACTGCCCGGCATCATATGCTACGGGCCACCCAATACGAAGTTCCAATTCCTCATAGGTAGGCTCCAAACGGAATGCACTTTCTACCCATTGAATTGTCTCTAAAGCTTGTTCCAATTCCTCATAGGTAGGCTCCAAACTTGTATGCGAAATTCATCTCAGCATCTCCACGTCGCAGTTCCAATTCCTCATAGGTAGGCTCCAAACTCTACTACGCCATCCACGAATTCAGCGAGGACATGCAGTTCCAATTCCTCATAGGTAGGCTCCAAACCCAATCTCCCAGCGCGTAGGGTAATCGAGATTGTGCAGGTTCCAATTCCTCATAGGTAGGCTCCAAACTCACCCTTAAAGCATCAATAAAGCATATCAAATCACGTTCCAATTCCTCATAGGTAGGCTCCAAACGGTCGTCGGCCTGGTCATTGGTCTGCGCCGTTCCGGGTTCCAATTCCTCATAGGTAGGCTCCAAACGATGTCCGACAGGCTCGCAACCGTTAGCGTCGCATGTTCCAATTCCTCATAGGTAGGCTCCAAACAGGAGGGCGAGTGGCTGACCATTGCGGAAATAGCGGCGTTCCAATTCCTCATAGGTAGGCTCCAAACCTTTATTGTTACCTACCATAAAACAGAAGATGAAGCGAGTTCCAATTCCTCATAGGTAGGCTCCAAACGAAAGCAAGAAGGAGGGCTGAAATGGGACGACACTTGTTCCAATTCCTCATAGGTAGGCTCCAAACTTTTTGGCGACGGATGGTACAATGCGGCGACCAAAGGTTCCAATTCCTCATAGGTAGGCTCCAAACTAGCTCATCCTCATTGGGACATTCCTCTAAAGCGCAGTTCCAATTCCTCATAGGTAGGCTCCAAACCCGCGCAAAAATCATCGTGTATCATCCCCTGTAGGATGTTCCAATTCCTCATAGGTAGGCTCCAAACCGGTTCCATGCCGACGAGCCCGACCAAACATGCCGTATGTTCCAATTCCTCATAGGTAGGCTCCAAACCGGTGAATGGAGCCCGTGGCTCGTGTACGAGTTGTGGTTCCAATTCCTCATAGGTAGGCTCCAAACGATCGCCGTCTTCGTTATACCAGCACGCTCCGCGAGGTTCCAATTCCTCATAGGTAGGCTCCAAACGCCGAACAGCGTGGCAACGAAGTTGAGGAACGCCGTTTGTTCCAATTCCTCATAGGTAGGCTCCAAACTTTCAAAAAGCCCTTTAAAGGGCTTTTCTTTTTGATTGTTCCAATTCCTCATAGGTAGGCTCCAAACACGAGGTGAGCGCTACGCGAAGACTTATGAGCTGCGCAGTTCCAATTCCTCATAGGTAGGCTCCAAACACAACCGGCAATGCCGGCCAGCGTCTCAATCATCGAGTTCCAATTCCTCATAGGTAGGCTCCAAACCTCACAGACACCGGACCAGTATCACACAGACACCGGTGTTCCAATTCCTCATAGGTAGGCTCCAAACAGGCGCAGATGAGGCCGGAACGATTGCGGAAAGGCGAGTTCCAATTCCTCATAGGTAGGCTCCAAACTCGTCTTTCGAGCGTTGCAATTGGTACAGCATATCGGTTCCAATTCCTCATAGGTAGGCTCCAAACGTTCTTGTACGCGAGATAGCGTTTGGCGGCGCGCGAGAGTTCCAATTCCTCATAGGTAGGCTCCAAACGACGGCTTGAATGGCGTGGCGTGGGTGGACGACCGAGTTCCAATTCCTCATAGGTAGGCTCCAAACACCACAATCCAACGAGATAAAACAGCCCAGCAACGGGTTCCAATTCCTCATAGGTAGGCTCCAAACCGAATCCGAATCCTGCGCCGGAACCGAGTCCGGAGCGTTCCAATTCCTCATAGGTAGGCTCCAAACCTACTGCATACATTTTGTTGTTAACCACACCAGCAGTGTTCCAATTCCTCATAGGTAGGCTCCAAACGGGCAGGTACGGCTCGTGTTCTTTGGCTCCACCCACTGTTCCAATTCCTCATAGGTAGGCTCCAAACGAGCGGTGAGGATGCGAGGCTCGGATAGGCCTTTTTGTTCCAATTCCTCATAGGTAGGCTCCAAACCCAAAAAATCGCGATGCTAGCACCCTCTTAAGGGCACCGGGCACCATGCCAAAGCTTTCGAAATCATTGTACATGAACGGAAGGTCCGCAGGCAAGAGGAAAATGGCGAGGAGAGACAAAAAATGGGTGTCGTCGACCCCCTGGCATTTTTGCAGCACTGGAGGTCGACGACACCAAGTGCAGAGAAGTTGCGATGCGCATTCGGAACCTCACAAAATGGTCTCCCATCCGCCTTTTTGTACGCCCATGATTTCGCGTTCGCTGTAGCGGCTGGTACGCATGACGTAAAAAATAAACGAATCCTCGTTGAGATTGGCCACACGCCGGAGCTCATTTTTGAGTTGGAAGTACTGGCTGGGAGTCAGCTCTCCTTCGAGGACCGAATTTTGTACCCAAGTCAAGTACCGACGGGCGATTTTGAGCACTTTGGCCACGCGCTTGACATCGACATCGTACACCAAGATCACGTACACGAGCATTCACCACCGGCTGACAAAGGGGGTATAGGGCTCGTCGCCCAGCAGATGTTTTTGAATCTTGTAAAGTTCCAGACGGATAAGCTGCCGATAGGAGACTTTGCGTTTTAAACGCCGGTGCTGCAGGGTGGTGCGCATGCCCTTCTCAAACTCTTCGACAAAAACGCGCTGGGCGCGCTCGCGCAAAACCAGGCCACCGAGCTCATGGAGAAAGTCGTCGGCTTGAATCTGGCGACGACCCAACACCCGAAAGATCACCCGGTCGACGAGGAGCGGCTTGAACACTTCCGCCACGTCTAGGTTGAGCGAAAACCGCCGAAAGTTCGCCGCATGCAGAAACCCAATGCGCGGGTCGAGCTGCGTGTGGTAAATTTCCCGCAACACCGCGCTGTACAACAAGGAGTTCCCAAAACTAATCAGCGCGTTTAAGCGATTGCGCGGTGGGCGGCGTGAGCGCATGCCAAACCGGAACGCCTCGTCTTCGAGAATGGCATCAAAGGCTTGGTAGTAGGCCTGACGTGCATGTCCCTCTGCAGCCATGAGCGCTTCAATGGAACCGGCCGTCTCCACCTCGCGGCGATGGCTCTCTATCGCCTCCTGCATCGGTTCCACGGCCTTGCCGCGGTTCTTGTAGTACCGCAGCACGTTCAACATGTTGTCAAGGGCGCCCTCGACAAAGCGACGGGCTAAAGCCAGGCGACGGGAAGGATCGAGATAGTGTTCGGCCTGCTTCAAGAGCACATACCCGCTCACATGGTGTTCCCGCGGATAAAAGGTGCCCATGTAGTAGCCATAGTGGCTGTAGATATGCACGGGAATCTCTTTCTGGCTGCAAAACTCCAGCATCTTCTTCGTCACATCGACCTCGCCGAACAAGAAGATCTCCCGCACGTGCTCCACCGGAACGTACCGCTTGCCGTCGGCCGTCTCAAACAAGAGCGTGTGATCTTTCCGGCGCAACTGGCCGTCGCGAAAGATGTACAGCGACTCCTTCACCGCGCTCCCCTTCCTTGTCCCTTACGCCCAGCAAAGCTCCCGGTAGGCGCATTTCCGGCACCACTTGCACCACACTGCCGGAACCGGGTCCTCCTTGGCCACGAGGGCGGCAATCTCCTTCTCCACTTCGGCCATCCGCTCGGCGGCGGCCTCGTCGAGCACCACCTCCTCGGTACGCCGTTCCAGGGGGAAATGGAGCCGCCCCTTGGCCGTCACGCCCAACTTCTGCAGCCGGTACAAGTAATAGGTGAGCTGCAGGCGGGCGCTTTCCGCATAGCGGGAGCTCTTCTTCACTTCGCCCACCACCACGTCCCCCTCGGGCGTGCGCATCAGGTCCAGCGCGAGGTTCTCGACGCGGACTTCCTTCCGGTCGCGCCCATAGGCCTCTTCATGCAGCGTCCGCCCAATCCGCAGGTTGTCGTCATCATGAGAAGGCGTAATTTGTCGAGCCATCAGCCAGACCTGGCGCTTGCAAATGGCCCAGTACCAGACCAGCGTCCCATTTACCCGCGAAAGGGAATCCTCCGACACCACAAGCGCCTCCCCCTTCCCTGTCTCACCACAGCCACGCCCCCTGCTGCGCCTCGGCATCGCGAAGAGCGGCAAAGCCGAGCTCTTCGTCATACAGCCGAGGGTCGGAACACAGGACAATCCCGCGCTCGGTGTCGACCGCCACGCGCTGGGCACAGGTCTGTACCACGGGAACGGAAAAGGCCTGCAAGGCGGCCAGAAACCGCTTGCGTTCGAGAAAGCTGAGGCGACGCATCCAGGATGGATCGCCATACCGCTCGTACAATTCCGCTGCGGTTCGGCATCCCCATCGTCCAAGGTACCGCTCGCGCTGCTCTTCGGTCAGGTGCTCCTCCCCGGTCGGCACGAACACCGTGACCGTGGGGACGGTCTCTTCAAAGGGTTCCAGGCCGCGCAGGGCCGACCATTGGCCCAGCGCCGCTTCTTTCATGCGCTCAACATAGGCCACGTGGGCATTTCGGGCAAACACCTCGTCGTAATAGGTAGAAAGGAGGGCGAGGACATCGGGCTCTTCAGCCGGATAAGCCGCGCTGGACAGGAGCGCGTCGGTCACTTCTCGTTCTTCGCGCCGCCGGTACAGCCATTCGCGCGTCGACCGCTCGCCACCCCGCACAAAAGGCTGGGTCCACACCTCCCCGACCTCTCCTTCCCCGCGCCGGTTGACGCGCCCGGCGCTCTGCACGAGGGAAGGAATCGTCGACAGGGCCCGCCACAGGAAGCGCACGCTCAGGTTGAGCCCGCACTCCAGAATGGGCGTGCCGACGACAATGGCCGCCTTTTCCCTTTTCAGATGTTCGCGCAGCACCTTGAGCTTCCGCTGTTTGTGAATCGGCTGCAGCATGCCGTGCAGGAAAAAGGCCGGGATGTCGGTTCGCTGTCGTACGGCGCGAAAGACGCGCAGGGCATCGGCCACGGTGTTGAGCAGCACGCCGACCTGCCCCACCTCGCGCGCCTTGCGCACGGCCAGTTCGGCCACGTCCTCCTCATCGACCGCATCCCGCGCATCGGTCCACGCCCTTACGTGATAGCGGCACACCGCCGGAACCTCTTCGGCAGGGATGAGCTCCTGCACCTCGATGCCGGCATAGCGCGTCGGCGGCAGCGTAGCCGTCACGAGGAGCACCTGGGTGCCCAGGGTGCGGGAGGCCGCCGCCAAAAGCTGCAGCAAGACATTCCAAACGCGGGGATCGAGCATCTGCGGCTCGTCCAACAGCACAAAGGCGTTTTCCAGCGCCGGCACGCGCAGCGTATGCTGGGCCCGCCGCGGAAAGAGGGCCCGGAAAAGTTGGTGGAAGGTGGTGGCCACCACCGGGGCCTGCCACGATTCCATGGCCAGGTAAGATGCATCGTCCATCTCGTCGCTCAGCGCCACCGCCAGATGGTGGTGTTCGAGGACCTCCACGCGGCACGCCGTGGCAATCTCCCGCGCCGCTTGAGAGAGAATGGAGATGTGCGGCGCTACATAGACGATGCGCCGGGCGCGATTCTGCCGCACCGCTTCGAGGGCGATGCGCAAGGCGGTGAGGGTTTTGCCGTATCCCGTGGGCAGCGTGAGGGCAAAAAACGGGGCGTCGGGGTTTTGGCGCCAGGCGGCGAGGGCGCGTTCGCGCATGGCCTGGCGCAGGCCGTCCATCTGGTTGGTGCCACCATCGGTGCCGTGCCGCGTGCGGTCAATAGAGGCTTCCAGGGCCGCGATGGCCGCTTCCGCCTGGGACGGCTGCCACTCCGCCGGTTGCACCTGGCCCGAGTCCATGCGATCAGCAGCGATCAGGCGCCCCGTTTGCGCGCGCAGGCAGGCGTCGGCCACGCGCTGGGGGGCCGCTCGGTCTTCCAGCTGGCCCACGCACACCGCCTTCCACCGGGACACCTCCTGGCGCCACCGGAGGCTGAGCGCGTGCACGCGCGCATGAACCGCATTGCCACTGTGCAGCCAGGCGGGGACGGGGAAAGTGGGCGGCAGGTGGGGAGCCAGCGCGCGGGCCACCCCGGGCCAGTCCACGTCGGCCGCCACCGCCGCGTGCCAGTGGCCGCGCCAGGGCGGGGCATCCTCGATGTCCCCCAGCTCCCCGTGGTGATCGGCCACATCGCGGACCCAGCGCAGCCATGTGCCCCGGTGCGCTTCCCACGCCGACAGGTGCCGGAGCAGGTCCTGGCCCAGGGCCGCCAGCACCGCGGCCCCAAAATACGCATGCGGCACGGCTCGAGCCGGCCGTTCCGCTTCCTTGCCCTGCAGGTAGCGCTGCCACTCCGCGCGCGCCTTGCCGAGGTCGTGCAAAAACCCCGCCAGGCGCGCCAGCCATTCCTCCGGCGACTTGGGCGACGGGGCCATCGCCCTGGCGACAGCATCCAGGTGATCCGAAAGGCGCTGGGACGGACGGGCCCAACACGCCGCAAAGGGGATCACCACAGCGCCACCACCCCCGCTTCGCCCTCCCGGAGGCCCATCAGCCGCACAGGAAGATGCGCGGAAGGCTTTGGCACAAACCGGATCGGCCCTCCCGCTGCGTTGTAGAGCACGCTGACGCCCCCGCGGTATTCGCCCGGCCCCACCCGTTCATAGAGCATCCCGCCGACGCGGGCATACTCCGCATCGGGCAACGGCTCGAGGCGTTTCACCGCTGCCACTGGGACCACGGTGCGGCACAGCAGCGGCTCCTCGTCTGCCTCCTCCAGCGGATCGGCCGCCCATTCACCCACATACTCCGGAACGGTCAGCGCGTAGGCCACGCCGAGATACGTGGGGTACACGCTGCGGCGCTGGCGGATCGCCTCGGCCAGCTCGGCCTGCTTCGGCCCGGTGTAGTAGATGCGATAATGGGGCTGGATGAGCAGCTCCACGGCCGTGGGGCGGTGGAAGGTTTTGGTGTTACTCCCGTCGAGGTACATCTTCCCCAGCATCGACAGCTGCTGCGCGCGCGTGCGCACCGGCGCGCGCAGCTCGATGGCCGCCCAACCGTCCTGCACCGGTTCGGTACCGAGGATGGCCCCCAACAATCCGTGCAGCGCCGTCCGCGTGAGGAAGGGGTAGGTGGCGTGGGTTACGGCCGTGTCGGGCCGCCGAAAATGAGCCAAAGGCCCGCGCACGTCAAAGACGAGCAGCGTCGTCAACGTTCTCCCCCTTCCTGCTTCTCACCACAGCGACTCCACGCGTCCCGGCAGTTCTCCGCGCAACCGCAGCGCGGGATGGGCCATGTACCGCACGCGGGCGATGCGCCCGGCTTCGCGTTCCAGCACCTCGGCCAGCCCCGTCACGTCCAATTCGATCTCCTCG contains:
- the cas5 gene encoding CRISPR-associated protein Cas5, with the protein product MTTLLVFDVRGPLAHFRRPDTAVTHATYPFLTRTALHGLLGAILGTEPVQDGWAAIELRAPVRTRAQQLSMLGKMYLDGSNTKTFHRPTAVELLIQPHYRIYYTGPKQAELAEAIRQRRSVYPTYLGVAYALTVPEYVGEWAADPLEEADEEPLLCRTVVPVAAVKRLEPLPDAEYARVGGMLYERVGPGEYRGGVSVLYNAAGGPIRFVPKPSAHLPVRLMGLREGEAGVVALW
- the cas1b gene encoding type I-B CRISPR-associated endonuclease Cas1b: MKESLYIFRDGQLRRKDHTLLFETADGKRYVPVEHVREIFLFGEVDVTKKMLEFCSQKEIPVHIYSHYGYYMGTFYPREHHVSGYVLLKQAEHYLDPSRRLALARRFVEGALDNMLNVLRYYKNRGKAVEPMQEAIESHRREVETAGSIEALMAAEGHARQAYYQAFDAILEDEAFRFGMRSRRPPRNRLNALISFGNSLLYSAVLREIYHTQLDPRIGFLHAANFRRFSLNLDVAEVFKPLLVDRVIFRVLGRRQIQADDFLHELGGLVLRERAQRVFVEEFEKGMRTTLQHRRLKRKVSYRQLIRLELYKIQKHLLGDEPYTPFVSRW
- the cas2 gene encoding CRISPR-associated endonuclease Cas2; the protein is MYVILVYDVDVKRVAKVLKIARRYLTWVQNSVLEGELTPSQYFQLKNELRRVANLNEDSFIFYVMRTSRYSEREIMGVQKGGWETIL
- the cas4 gene encoding CRISPR-associated protein Cas4; this translates as MSEDSLSRVNGTLVWYWAICKRQVWLMARQITPSHDDDNLRIGRTLHEEAYGRDRKEVRVENLALDLMRTPEGDVVVGEVKKSSRYAESARLQLTYYLYRLQKLGVTAKGRLHFPLERRTEEVVLDEAAAERMAEVEKEIAALVAKEDPVPAVWCKWCRKCAYRELCWA
- the cas3 gene encoding CRISPR-associated helicase Cas3'; translated protein: MIPFAACWARPSQRLSDHLDAVARAMAPSPKSPEEWLARLAGFLHDLGKARAEWQRYLQGKEAERPARAVPHAYFGAAVLAALGQDLLRHLSAWEAHRGTWLRWVRDVADHHGELGDIEDAPPWRGHWHAAVAADVDWPGVARALAPHLPPTFPVPAWLHSGNAVHARVHALSLRWRQEVSRWKAVCVGQLEDRAAPQRVADACLRAQTGRLIAADRMDSGQVQPAEWQPSQAEAAIAALEASIDRTRHGTDGGTNQMDGLRQAMRERALAAWRQNPDAPFFALTLPTGYGKTLTALRIALEAVRQNRARRIVYVAPHISILSQAAREIATACRVEVLEHHHLAVALSDEMDDASYLAMESWQAPVVATTFHQLFRALFPRRAQHTLRVPALENAFVLLDEPQMLDPRVWNVLLQLLAAASRTLGTQVLLVTATLPPTRYAGIEVQELIPAEEVPAVCRYHVRAWTDARDAVDEEDVAELAVRKAREVGQVGVLLNTVADALRVFRAVRQRTDIPAFFLHGMLQPIHKQRKLKVLREHLKREKAAIVVGTPILECGLNLSVRFLWRALSTIPSLVQSAGRVNRRGEGEVGEVWTQPFVRGGERSTREWLYRRREEREVTDALLSSAAYPAEEPDVLALLSTYYDEVFARNAHVAYVERMKEAALGQWSALRGLEPFEETVPTVTVFVPTGEEHLTEEQRERYLGRWGCRTAAELYERYGDPSWMRRLSFLERKRFLAALQAFSVPVVQTCAQRVAVDTERGIVLCSDPRLYDEELGFAALRDAEAQQGAWLW